From the Limanda limanda chromosome 2, fLimLim1.1, whole genome shotgun sequence genome, one window contains:
- the LOC133019990 gene encoding stromal membrane-associated protein 1-like, with the protein MATRSEREKALKLNEQHQAILSKMLREDDNKYCADCEAKGPRWASWNLGVFMCIRCAGIHRNLGVHISRVKSVNLDQWTSEQIQSIQDMGNTRARQLYEANLPDSFRRPQTDQAVEFFIRDKYEKKKYYSKNVTNGSSPKDSKKEREPDRGTKVSSYTKSEETRPVPKISPSKTIEPAVNLLGLDAPTAASANNGSTSTSQNNNDLDIFGPMVSNPLPASSSAPQFPQVSSSNAASTPTQAPAAGVGTSSASGQGELDLFSDSSSTTKTDDTVKKPLSKDSILSLYGTNSMSHPQPTAGMFMGPSQMQFPVQAPAGYQAFPGMGTAMPSTTVMGAMMAQSGAAMMGPSPGMMVGMTMTNGFMGNAPATGVMGMAPRMMGPQGGAMPAGMVPAQGMYAIQPGQQAQWNMGQMNQQMSGMTLNGAGGQMTFGQPQSAMGGWAAAGSGQTLSTQLWK; encoded by the exons ATGGCGACCCgctcggagagagagaaggcccTGAAGCTGAACGAGCAGCACCAGGCCATCCTGTCCAAAATGCTGAGGGAGGACGACAACAAGTACTGCGCCGACTGCGAGGCGAAAG GTCCAAGATGGGCATCCTGGAATCTGGGAGTGTTCATGTGCATCCGGTGTGCGGGCATCCACAGAAACCTGGGGGTGCACATATCCAGAGTGAAGTCAGTCAACCTGGACCAATGGACCTCGGAGCAGATCCAG AGTATACAGGATATGGGTAACACCAGGGCCAGGCAGCTTTATGAGGCCAACCTTCCAGATAGCTTCAGAAGACCTCAAACAGACCA AGCAGTGGAATTCTTCATCAGGGATAAATATGAGAAGAAGAAATATTACAGCAAGAATGTGACCAATGGGAGCAGT cctAAAGACAgtaagaaagagagggagccaGACAGAGGAACCAAGGTGTCATCCTACACCAAG agtGAAGAGACCAGGCCAGTTCCCAAAATCAGTCCCTCAAAGACTATAGAACCTGCTGTGAACCTACTAGGCCTTG ACGCACCAACAGCTGCATCAGCTAACAATGGTAGCACGAGCACAAGCCAGAACAACAATGACCTGGATATATTCGGCCCCATGGTATCCAACCCCCTCCCGGCGTCCTCATCCGCTCCTCAGTTTCCTCAG gtGAGCTCCAGTAACGCGGCCAGCACTCCAACACAAGCTCCCGCAGCAGGAGTGGGAACCAGCTCAGCGTCGGGGCAGGGAGAGCTCGACCTGTTCAGCGACAGCAGTAGCACCACTAAAACAGATGACACGGTCAAGAAGCCCCTGTCCAAGGATTCCATCCTGTCCCTCTATGGAACCAACAGCATGTCCCACCCGCAGCCCACTG CTGGCATGTTCATGGGCCCCTCCCAGATGCAGTTCCCTGTCCAGGCCCCTGCTGGTTACCAGGCCTTCCCCGGCATGGGCACAGCTATGCCATCCACAACCGTCATGGGTGCCATGATGGCTCAGAGCGGGGCAGCCATGATGGGGCCCAGCCCGGGCATGATGGTCGGGATGACAATGACCAACGGCTTCATGGGAAATGCGCCCGCCACTGGTGTGATGGGTATGGCCCCGAGAATGATGGGACCACAGGGCGGAGCGATGCCTGCAGGCATGGTGCCTGCTCAGGGCATGTACGCCATCCAGCCCGGGCAGCAGGCCCAGTGGAACATGGGTCAG ATGAACCAGCAGATGTCAGGGATGACTCTGAACGGTGCAGGAGGTCAGATGACCTTTGGCCAGCCTCAGTCAGCCATGGGCGGTTGGGCAGCAGCTGGATCAGGCCAGACTCTGAGCACACAGCTATGGAAGTGA
- the cenpk gene encoding centromere protein K, whose protein sequence is MAELRAAEHAAASELSEAAQAELLELCEEQFSQLEKLQNEITLSEPDYCENPQEQSVNRLIATEAELKQWLAVEPKLLAVNSEVLLEAGKEEMLKLCSELEMVASCYEAKTDKLKETKELELKWLEEKKQVLLAASDRAERLQMDKEKISELSVLRDTKAKIQKMKVYQETLMECLGDVLEKHAPLPQIEFSTNRKKTNIDLGINGNLISLNEILEVLMNKVLSTPHDTYVTIDDTFWPPYIELLLRYGIAVRHQENHFKIRLETFF, encoded by the exons ATG gctgaGCTGAGGGCAGCTGAACATGCAGCAGCATCAGAGCTGTCAGAGGCTGCTCAggcggagctgctggagctgtgtGAGGAGCAGTTCTCTCAGCTGGAGAAG CTTCAGAATGAGATCACACTGTCTGAACCAGATTACTGCGAGAACCCACAGGAGCAG TCAGTGAATCGACTGATTGCAACAGAAGCTGAACTGAAGCAGTGGCTGGCAGTGGAGCCCAAAT tGCTGGCAGTGAATTCAGAAGTTTTACTTGAAGCTGGAAAAGAGGAG ATGCTCAAGCTGTGTTCTGAACTTGAGATGGTTGCTTCCTGCTACGAAGCAAAGACAGACAAACTGAAAGAGACCAAAGAACT TGAGCTGAAGTggttggaggagaagaaacaggTGCTATTAGCGGCCAGTGATCGCGCTGAACGACTTCAAATGGACAAGGAGAAAATATCAGAGCTGAG TGTACTGCGGGACACCAAGGCCAAAATCCAGAAAATGAAGGTGTACCAGGAGACGTTGATGGAGTGTCTGGGGGACGTCCTGGAAAAGCATGCTCCTCTCCCTCAGATTGAATTCAGTACAAACAGGAAGAAGACG aacATTGACCTGGGGATAAATGGAAACTTGATTTCACTTAATGAAATCCTGGAG GTGCTCATGAACAAGGTCCTGAGCACACCACACGACACCTATGTGACGATAGATGACACATTCTGGCCACCGTACATAGAGCTGCTTCTCCGCTACGGGATTGCAGTGAGGCACCAGGAGAATCACTTCAAGATCCGCCTGGAGACCTTCTTTTAG
- the lbx1b gene encoding transcription factor LBX1b yields the protein MMTSKEVAKCDAVENRRRSPLDHLPPPANSNKPLTPFSIEDILNKPSVKRSYTICGTAHLISSSEKHRPSSIPLSSRALLNQTSPLCALEELASKTFKGLEVSVLQAAEGRDGMTLFGQRTTPKKRRKSRTAFTNHQIYELEKRFLYQKYLSPADRDQIAQQLGLTNAQVITWFQNRRAKLKRDLEEMKADVESAKAVGQVPLEKLAKLADLEKCANGTLGHPRPLSPARGGKRDHERGQKLRTSPLSPFSDHTTSKECSEDEDVEIDVDD from the exons ATGATGACATCCAAAGAGGTGGCCAAATGTGATGCAGTGGAGAACAGGAGGCGAAGTCCGCTGGACCACTTGCCGCCTCCTGCCAACTCCAACAAGCCGCTCACCCCCTTCAGCATCGAGGACATCCTGAACAAGCCGTCCGTGAAGCGCAGCTACACGATCTGCGGCACGGCGCACCTCATCTCGTCCTCGGAGAAGCACCGTCCGTCCAGCATCCCCCTGTCCAGCCGGGCGCTGCTCAACCAGACCTCCCCGCTGTGCGCGCTGGAGGAGCTGGCCAGCAAGACCTTCAAGGGGCTGGAAGTCAGCGTGCTGCAGGCGGCGGAAG GCCGGGACGGGATGACTCTGTTCGGCCAGAGGACCACCCCGAAGAAGCGTCGGAAGTCCCGGACGGCCTTCACCAATCACCAGATCTACGAGCTGGAGAAGCGCTTCCTGTACCAGAAGTACCTGTCCCCCGCCGACCGGGACCAGATCGCGCAGCAGCTCGGCCTGACGAACGCGCAGGTCATCACGTGGTTTCAGAACCGCAGAGCCAAGCTAAAACGGGACCTGGAAGAGATGAAGGCCGACGTGGAGTCGGCTAAGGCCGTAGGCCAGGTCCCCTTGGAAAAGCTCGCCAAGCTGGCAGACCTGGAGAAATGCGCCAACGGCACGCTGGGCCACCCGCGCCCCCTGTCCCCGGCGCGGGGAGGCAAGCGGGACCACGAGCGCGGCCAGAAACTGCGGACGTCGCCGCTGTCTCCGTTCTCAGACCACACAACGAGTAAAGAGTGCTCAGAGGACGAGGACGTGGAGATTGATGTGGATGACTGA